One genomic segment of Gossypium arboreum isolate Shixiya-1 chromosome 3, ASM2569848v2, whole genome shotgun sequence includes these proteins:
- the LOC108475635 gene encoding basic blue protein-like, which translates to MAQGSGSASQAKFWVALLFCFLFFWENVDAATYTVGGSNGWTFNMATWPRGKRFRAGDTLLFEYDATIHNVVAVNRGGYRSCITPAGAKVYKSGKDEVKLGKGMNYFICNIAGHCESGMKIAINAV; encoded by the exons ATGGCGCAGGGAAGTGGCAGTGCAAGTCAAGCCAAGTTCTGGGTTGCATTGCTATTTTGCTTTCTTTTTTTCTGGGAAAATGTCGATGCAGCAACTTATACTGTTGGTGGCTCCAATGGTTGGACCTTTAACATGGCCACTTGGCCTCGAGGGAAGCGTTTCAGGGCCGGTGACACACTCT TGTTCGAATACGATGCAACAATCCACAATGTGGTGGCGGTGAACCGGGGAGGTTACAGAAGCTGCATAACGCCGGCGGGAGCAAAAGTGTATAAGTCAGGGAAAGATGAGGTAAAACTAGGGAAAGGAATGAACTACTTCATATGCAACATTGCTGGTCACTGTGAATCTGGAATGAAGATAGCCATAAATGCAGTGTAA
- the LOC108474699 gene encoding carboxyvinyl-carboxyphosphonate phosphorylmutase, chloroplastic, which produces MSTMTTIMLMPPKATSLQHFNFKPSTLRSRSSPTKSSYPTVRMQTRFHRLIEDQGIVLMPGCYDALSAAIVQQSGFTAGFISGYALSASLLGKPDFGLLTPPEMAATARTVCAAASMIPIIADADTGGGNALNVQRTVRDFIAAGAAGCFLEDQAWPKKCGHMRGKQVIPAEEHAAKIASARDAIGDSDFFLVARTDARATSAKTGLSDAIARANLYMEAGADACFVEAPRNDDELKEIGRHTKGYRVCNMIEGGVTPLHTPEELRAMGFHLIVHPLTALYASARALVDVLKNLKENGTTRDHLHKMATFEEFNQLVKLDSWFELEALYSNQKSPMRVKS; this is translated from the exons ATGTCGACGATGACCACTATCATGCTAATGCCACCCAAAGCCACTTCGCTTCAACACTTCAACTTCAAACCTTCCACATTACGCTCAAGGTCGTCGCCTACCAAGTCTTCCTATCCGACGGTCAGAATGCAGACGCGGTTTCACCGTCTGATTGAGGACCAAGGCATCGTTCTAATGCCTGGCTGCTACGACGCTTTATCGGCTGCCATTGTTCAGCAGTCTGGTTTCACAGCTGGCTTCATCTCTGGATATGCTCTCTCTGCTTCTCTCCTTGGGAAACCTGACTTCGGCTTGCTCAC GCCACCGGAGATGGCGGCCACGGCTAGAACGGTTTGTGCGGCGGCTTCGATGATACCCATTATTGCAGATGCTG ATACTGGTGGTGGCAATGCTCTTAATGTTCAAAGGACTGTCAGGGATTTTATTGCAGCTGGTGCTGCTGGTTGCTTTCTTGAG GATCAAGCATGGCCAAAGAAGTGTG GGCATATGCGTGGCAAGCAG GTTATACCTGCAGAGGAGCATGCTGCAAAAATTGCATCCGCAAGAGATGCCATTGGAGATTCAGACTTTTTCTTAGTGGCTAGAACTGATGCACGTGCTACATCAGCAAAAACCGGCCTTTCTGATGCCATCGCTAGAGCTAATCTTTACATGGAG GCAGGAGCAGATGCTTGCTTTGTGGAGGCACCGAGGAACGATGACGAGCTTAAGGAGATCGGACGCCATACAAAAGGTTACAGAGTTTGTAATATGATTGAAGGTGGGGTCACACCCTTGCACACGCCTGAGGAGCTTAGAGCAATGGGGTTTCATTTGATTGTGCATCCACTCACCGCCCTCTATGCTTCAGCTCGTGCATTGGTGGACGTCCTCAAGAACCTGAAAGAAAACGGAACTACCAGAGATCACCTTCACAAGATGGCTACATTTGAAGAATTTAACCAACTAGTTAAGTTGGACTCGTGGTTTGAACTCGAAGCACTCTATTCAAATCAGAAGAGTCCCATGAGAGTAAAATCATGA
- the LOC128290637 gene encoding LRR receptor-like serine/threonine-protein kinase ERL1, producing MLVLGFSGLTVKVDQQPFPPRFQPQIVSLDSCNIGGKIPGFISNLTKLVFLSLSNNSLSGTIPSWLFNLPNLGYLNLSFNRLQGVIPPSIKLKSFFIQTTLILRNNLLQGLIPQQLENIQALDLSANNFTGNVPAEVGLGKIRYLALSDNKLFGRIPFSLCQENCELMLLDLSNNNLFGTIPTSFGNCSSLVYLNLGSNNLTGGIPEELQGAKRLSFLNVSGNHFDGPFPSVVRRLERISVIDMGNNKLSGKIPEFIGDLKDLQILLLEFNSFNGSIPEEINALENLQFIGFSNNQLSGPIPEKLSGLKTIINRPKDGNLLGFIISQLYIGVRVNLVAKGLSMQFDVVRTYNNGLDLSCNKLTGNLTSELGHLQGLYALNLSHNRLSGNIPTAIGNMSLLESLDLSYNNLSGEIPVSLALLDPLSTLNLAHNNMSGEIPTSPHFDTLSRDGLAYIGNKFLCGAPAGSHCDSEDFPTPESSESEHSEEQSGEWKMVLALAFAGYVVGFWGLFGVVYLVNEKWRKAYWASVDRIVDGIIRCRKIRVSSVNQ from the coding sequence ATGTTAGTTCTGGGATTTAGTGGGCTAACCGTGAAAGTAGACCAACAACCATTTCCACCAAGGTTTCAACCACAAATCGTGTCCCTTGATTCATGTAATATAGGAGGCAAAATTCCAGGTTTTATATCAAACCTGACCAAACTAGTATTTTTAAGTTTGTCCAATAACAGCCTATCAGGGACAATTCCTTCTTGGCTGTTCAATCTTCCCAACTTAGGCTACTTAAATCTCTCTTTCAACAGGCTCCAAGGTGTCATCCCACCTAGCATCAAGCTAAAGTCATTTTTCATCCAGACAACACTTATATTAAGAAACAATCTGCTTCAAGGATTGATCCCTCAGCAGCTCGAGAATATTCAAGCTTTGGATTTATCAGCGAATAATTTCACAGGCAACGTTCCTGCGGAGGTCGGACTAGGCAAAATTAGGTACTTGGCACTCTCTGATAATAAACTTTTTGGTCGGATCCCATTCTCTTTATGTCAAGAAAACTGTGAGCTTATGCTGCTAGATCTTTCCAACAACAACTTGTTCGGAACCATTCCGACCAGCTTCGGAAATTGCAGCTCTTTAGTGTATCTAAACCTCGGCTCGAACAATCTTACCGGTGGTATTCCAGAGGAACTGCAAGGTGCTAAAAGATTGAGCTTTTTAAATGTTAGTGGCAATCATTTTGATGGTCCATTCCCTTCTGTTGTTCGTAGACTTGAGAGAATATCGGTTATCGATATGGGAAACAACAAACTCAGTGGAAAGATCCCTGAATTCATTGGAGACCTCAAAGACCTCCAAATTCTTTTGTTGGAATTCAACTCGTTCAATGGTTCAATCCCGGAAGAGATAAATGCATTAGAAAATCTGCAATTCATTGGCTTTTCTAATAATCAACTGTCTGGTCCAATCCCTGAAAAGCTATCTGGTTTAAAGACAATCATAAACAGGCCAAAGGATGGAAATCTTCTTGGGTTTATCATCTCACAACTGTACATTGGTGTTCGAGTGAACCTGGTCGCTAAGGGATTGTCAATGCAATTTGATGTGGTTCGAACGTATAATAATGGACTGGATCTTTCATGCAACAAGCTTACGGGAAATCTTACATCGGAATTAGGCCATCTGCAAGGGCTTTATGCACTAAATCTCTCCCATAATCGTCTCTCTGGTAACATCCCAACCGCCATTGGAAACATGAGTCTTTTGGAATCTCTCGACCTCAGTTACAACAATCTAAGCGGAGAGATCCCCGTATCATTGGCTTTGTTGGATCCACTCTCAACTTTAAACTTGGCACACAACAATATGAGTGGCGAAATCCCAACAAGCCCACACTTTGATACGTTGAGCAGAGATGGGTTAGCATACATTGGCAACAAATTCTTGTGTGGAGCTCCTGCTGGTAGCCACTGCGACAGCGAAGATTTCCCAACGCCAGAATCATCTGAGTCTGAGCATAGCGAAGAACAATCTGGGGAGTGGAAAATGGTGCTCGCACTGGCATTTGCAGGCTATGTAGTTGGTTTCTGGGGACTTTTTGGGGTTGTTTATTTGGTGAATGAGAAATGGAGGAAGGCTTATTGGGCAAGTGTTGACCGAATCGTAGATGGAATCATCAGATGCAGAAAAATCAGAGTATCATCTGTTAACCAGtga
- the LOC108475013 gene encoding probable LRR receptor-like serine/threonine-protein kinase At4g36180, producing MADPSNRSSSWKGQNCCSWHGIDCSDSFHVTAIDLRNPKPDNLILDTNSQLVSTSDVPSTALTGPIHPSLFYPLLISDTLTSVSTTSVSQSIDDHSSIYTTLSSTRTIHEGSLYTYMNRGNLYAPNLSWLQRLNNLRKLKLNGVDLSKASRSNLWAKSVSTLSKLRFLELSNCRISGEVPVEQLLNLTKLSELYMDYNFLASKIPSKLANLTSLSVLDLTRSNLQGHIPYLPQVKTLHVGNNSDVMVDLHSMFAVPWPRLESIDISSTHVIGSIPPSIANITSLVDFIAYNSLIQGRIPASMMNLTRLEMLSLDMNNISGEISPSISNLKSLQLLSLLQNSFHGLIPDTICSISSLRYLLLAGNSFTGNIPNCIGQLNDLSYFEVSSNKMNGSIPSLSSFFRNSTP from the exons ATGGCAGACCCTTCAAATCGTTCATCTTCATGGAAAGGCCAAAACTGCTGCAGCTGGCATGGAATCGACTGTTCGGACTCGTTTCATGTGACAGCCATTGACCTTCGAAATCCCAAACCAGACAACCTTATTCTGGACACGAATTCCCAACTTGTTTCAACGTCTGATGTCCCATCTACTGCTCTTACTGGACCCATCCACCCTTCTTTGTTCTATCCCTTACTCATCTCAGATACCTTGACCTCAGTTTCAACAACTTCAGTTTCTCAAAG CATTGACGACCACTCATCAATTTACACTACCTTGTCATCTACCCGGACAATTCATGAAGGTTCTCTATACACATACATGAATCGAGGCAATTTGTATGCACCGAATTTGAGTTGGTTGCAAAGGTTGAACAATCTCAGAAAACTAAAACTGAATGGTGTGGATTTATCCAAAGCATCTCGATCAAACCTGTGGGCTAAATCGGTATCGACTCTTTCCAAGCTGAGGTTTCTTGAGCTGTCTAATTGTAGGATTTCTGGGGAGGTTCCAGTTGAGCAACTTCTCAACCTCACTAAATTATCTGAATTGTACATGGACTACAACTTCTTGGCATCGAAAATCCCGAGTAAGTTGGCCAATCTCACCTCCCTCTCAGTCCTAGACCTCACTAGATCGAACCTACAAGGTCATATCCCTTACCTTCCTCAAGTAAAGACACTTCATGTGGGAAACAACTCTGATGTTATGGTTGATCTCCATTCAATGTTTGCAGTCCCCTGGCCTCGATTAGAATCAATCGACATATCATCTACTCATGTCATTGGATCCATCCCACCCTCCATCGCCAACATCACCTCATTAGTTGATTTCATAGCATACAACAGTTTGATTCAAGGACGGATACCTGCCTCCATGATGAACCTTACGAGGTTGGAAATGTTGAGTCTAGATATGAACAACATAAGTGGTGAGATTTCACCATCAATATCCAATTTAAAAAGCCTGCAACTTCTATCTTTGCTTCAGAACTCTTTTCATGGATTGATCCCCGACACAATTTGTAGTATCTCCTCTCTCAGGTATCTATTGTTAGCAGGCAACTCTTTTACCGGAAACATTCCAAATTGCATAGGCCAGCTCAATGATCTCAGCTACTTTGAGGTTAGTTCCAACAAGATGAATGGATCAATCCCTTCATTGTCATCTTTTTTCAGAAACTCAACTCCATAA